In Candidatus Bathyarchaeota archaeon, one DNA window encodes the following:
- a CDS encoding DUF3320 domain-containing protein, which yields MAQTLTSQPMRRVEDWKSRLIDLSRKNNLLYFHKTKRTSLRITAPDAESIFKGLVNNKKHIEFWLPPEEKKADEPEKNGYKPPKKSAKAVLPEEPKSPLPGQLVSEGVKREELEKIIKNLQRRALLDYRERGVRILYVAFGRLNWIDLDKESVSSPLLLVPIEITRESMRKPYTINIPPVEEDVILNPALQVKLKVDFKVTLPEPPEDWEDQSLNSYFDAVAKAVAENGWKVEQSIDLGLFSFYKLVIYKDLEANADMVTQHPIVRAITGIKEDSLIVNSLPEEKDVDKIEQPQKTFQVLDADSSQRVSIEYALRGQSFVMIGPPGTGKSQTIANIIGECIAHGKSVLFVSDKMAALEVVYKRLNEVGLSHFCLELHSSKANKQQVVAELKRALEEHLVPKKLPAEHDFQKMTDYRDKLNGYVTALHEQRPYLQRSAYDVLGEISSLERVPFIPVGLSGVALLTPQKMQDIEELVSQLSKVWQVVEEPDFPWRGYRTSKYNLEVRSELLTFLEDIAQTLTQFQAEGASYASKLGLEAPDSFERVSWLLSVGKYLFESPKPEANWLTEDTAKLIEEAQEYSQTCDYIKTTKARLMTCYQPSIFSLVLNRAQELTQTLHALSKPLSNTDLGESELLAKYEKLLTFIKTTGAQSRKWLDSATALAGIYGLTAEHLTIEQAKALSKLSVYCFGEDKPELEWFNPVTFEQLKTLAAKAEKTYEEYNSIKERLEQLYTPKLFDLDLDELISRYNNSYQGVSRFLSGSFRSDQKEISKVTIDGRVPKTVAEDLVYARKLVLLDDEIEANAEKVKAVLGRFYNGTSTSWSRVNKAIEATEEIHRLSWVKPLPETLTKLCTCQANPSPMVKHLGNELNESIITWETQSKDLTDIIPEKLPTSDRAITHSSFPELEEWANQIERHLVYLQDLTNETLDTCIKQPKTYNQLISDLKDAQNVRIKEASIIDERAQLTSKYGQRYQGLDTDWAGILLVLDWAGKIKAVFGEVAVPMAYAEIAAQGPAAAPKNTALITQLEASQRAITSLENRFESDLMYQNQPLKTLQTAVIIERIMSLRARVDELQVWIDFKDIKNRFSLRGLDKFFDALVENHPASPTLVDVFKRGALQDWINNLYTQDPLLGQFRRENHEQLIADFKKLDQDLIRLTPYRVISEANSRKPQDIIIQAGDSEANILLKEAAKKRRLMPIRTLLQKIPNLLVKLKPCLLMSPISVSQFLSPESSKFDLILFDEASQIVPEDAIGSIYRGKTLVVAGDNKQLPPTSFFQKSLLEDFDWDEISDDDVEVFDSILDECLGVGLPVKTLRWHYRSKHEELIAFSNNRFYENTLITFPSASAKTDNLGVKLDYVKGGIYDRGGKRDNPKEAERLADLVFDHFSRYPNKTLGVVTFSIAQMETVQEAIDRRLKDNPEFEKFFIEDRLEGFFVKNLENVQGDERDVIFFSVGYGYDQNGNITMNFGPLNKPGGERRLNVAVTRAREKVVLVTSIKATDIDPDVKAVGVQTIRGYLEYAEKGPEALQLAKVKRGEFDSALDEDIAAEIKKMGYQVVPQVGCSGYRIDLGVVDPVNPGYYLMGVECDGASYKSSNSARDRDRLREQVLHNLGWHIYRVWSPAWVSRRDSEIKRLKEALAQAHKLHLDNVAQKPIVETREDMLAQNTFRKVKFGGIEKLGVPYKTHPIKAVYDPYIRVDSARGSINSKQKNEFHYPENHSIQTRLLQELIENEGPIHFDYAVERLAAAWGVERVTVNVTHAVKDALNNLIREQKADFRGSFIWPPLLKKVPIRVPVEGIPESRRKPEYIPPEEVEEAMTQIAKYALGIGEESLISETAKVFGINHSGESAKERFSEILEQLVRERRLVYKDNVLTAA from the coding sequence ATGGCGCAAACTCTTACTTCTCAACCTATGCGTCGAGTTGAAGACTGGAAATCCAGACTCATCGACCTATCCAGAAAAAATAACCTCTTATACTTTCACAAAACAAAACGCACAAGCCTACGCATCACTGCACCTGATGCTGAATCAATTTTTAAAGGGCTTGTGAACAATAAAAAACACATTGAGTTCTGGCTGCCACCAGAAGAGAAAAAAGCAGACGAACCCGAAAAAAACGGTTACAAACCTCCTAAAAAATCTGCAAAAGCAGTCCTGCCCGAGGAACCTAAAAGTCCGTTGCCTGGACAACTGGTTAGTGAAGGGGTAAAGAGGGAAGAGTTAGAAAAAATTATCAAAAACTTGCAGAGACGAGCACTTCTTGATTACCGTGAACGTGGTGTTCGCATTTTGTACGTGGCATTTGGCAGGTTAAACTGGATTGACCTTGACAAGGAGTCTGTTTCTTCACCGTTACTGTTGGTGCCTATCGAGATAACACGAGAATCCATGCGTAAACCCTACACAATCAACATACCACCTGTTGAAGAAGACGTGATTTTGAACCCTGCACTGCAAGTTAAATTAAAAGTTGACTTCAAAGTAACATTACCTGAACCTCCAGAGGACTGGGAAGACCAAAGCCTAAACAGCTACTTTGACGCAGTAGCAAAAGCGGTTGCGGAAAACGGTTGGAAAGTCGAGCAATCCATCGATTTAGGCCTTTTCTCTTTCTACAAGCTAGTTATTTACAAAGACCTTGAAGCTAACGCTGACATGGTCACTCAGCATCCAATCGTGCGCGCAATAACAGGCATAAAAGAGGACAGTCTCATCGTGAATTCTTTGCCTGAAGAAAAAGACGTAGACAAAATCGAGCAGCCCCAAAAAACCTTCCAAGTGCTAGACGCAGACAGCAGCCAACGCGTCAGCATCGAATACGCACTACGTGGCCAAAGTTTTGTAATGATTGGCCCACCCGGCACAGGAAAAAGCCAAACCATCGCCAACATAATCGGCGAATGCATCGCACATGGCAAATCCGTCCTGTTTGTCAGCGACAAAATGGCTGCGCTCGAAGTTGTCTACAAACGCCTCAACGAGGTCGGATTATCACATTTTTGTTTAGAACTTCACAGCAGCAAAGCTAACAAGCAACAGGTCGTGGCGGAACTCAAACGTGCTTTGGAGGAACATTTGGTTCCAAAGAAGTTGCCTGCTGAGCATGATTTCCAGAAAATGACTGATTACCGAGACAAACTCAACGGGTATGTAACCGCTTTGCATGAGCAACGCCCGTATCTGCAACGGAGCGCCTATGATGTGCTGGGTGAAATCTCCAGTCTAGAGCGGGTGCCATTTATCCCTGTGGGCTTATCTGGTGTTGCCTTGTTGACGCCTCAGAAAATGCAAGATATTGAGGAGTTAGTTTCTCAGCTTAGCAAGGTTTGGCAAGTGGTTGAGGAGCCAGATTTTCCATGGCGCGGCTACCGAACAAGCAAATACAATCTTGAAGTTCGTTCCGAACTACTCACGTTTCTTGAAGACATAGCACAAACCCTAACGCAGTTCCAAGCTGAAGGTGCATCATACGCATCTAAGCTGGGTCTTGAGGCACCTGACAGTTTTGAACGGGTCAGCTGGTTACTCTCTGTAGGCAAGTACCTCTTTGAAAGTCCTAAGCCCGAAGCAAACTGGTTAACCGAGGATACTGCTAAACTCATCGAAGAAGCCCAAGAATACAGCCAAACCTGCGATTATATAAAAACCACCAAAGCACGGCTAATGACCTGCTACCAACCCAGCATCTTTAGTTTAGTATTAAACCGCGCACAAGAACTTACTCAGACCCTACACGCGCTAAGCAAGCCTCTATCAAATACGGATTTGGGTGAGAGTGAACTACTGGCGAAATATGAAAAACTTTTAACCTTCATCAAAACCACTGGGGCGCAATCCAGAAAATGGCTTGATAGCGCCACCGCGCTTGCGGGAATCTACGGGTTAACTGCTGAGCACTTAACAATTGAGCAGGCAAAGGCACTTTCGAAGTTGTCGGTTTACTGTTTTGGCGAGGACAAGCCCGAGTTAGAATGGTTTAATCCCGTCACGTTTGAGCAGCTAAAGACTTTGGCGGCTAAAGCAGAAAAAACCTATGAAGAATACAACAGCATCAAGGAGCGTCTTGAGCAGCTTTATACGCCTAAACTTTTTGATTTAGACCTTGACGAGTTAATTTCACGCTACAACAACAGTTACCAGGGTGTTAGCCGTTTCTTAAGCGGCAGTTTCCGCAGTGACCAAAAAGAAATCAGCAAAGTCACTATAGACGGTAGGGTACCCAAAACTGTAGCTGAAGACTTGGTATATGCCAGAAAACTTGTGTTGCTAGATGATGAAATTGAAGCTAATGCTGAAAAGGTAAAAGCAGTGCTGGGGCGCTTCTACAATGGCACTTCAACTTCGTGGTCACGAGTGAATAAGGCGATAGAAGCAACCGAGGAAATACACAGGCTCTCATGGGTTAAACCTCTGCCTGAGACTTTGACTAAACTGTGCACATGCCAAGCTAACCCCTCACCCATGGTTAAACATCTGGGCAATGAACTAAACGAGTCCATTATCACTTGGGAAACTCAAAGCAAAGACCTAACAGACATCATCCCAGAAAAACTTCCTACCTCCGACCGAGCAATAACCCACAGCTCCTTCCCCGAGTTGGAAGAGTGGGCAAACCAAATCGAGCGCCACCTCGTTTACCTACAGGATTTAACCAATGAAACCCTAGACACCTGCATCAAACAGCCCAAAACATACAACCAACTAATAAGCGACTTAAAAGACGCCCAAAACGTACGCATCAAAGAAGCATCCATTATTGATGAACGCGCCCAACTCACCTCCAAATACGGCCAAAGATACCAAGGCTTAGATACGGACTGGGCAGGAATCCTCTTAGTTCTGGATTGGGCAGGCAAAATCAAAGCGGTTTTTGGCGAAGTTGCGGTACCCATGGCTTACGCAGAAATTGCCGCTCAAGGACCCGCTGCCGCACCTAAAAACACGGCATTAATTACCCAGCTTGAGGCTTCCCAAAGAGCAATCACAAGCCTTGAGAACCGTTTCGAATCAGACTTGATGTATCAGAACCAGCCACTCAAAACCCTCCAAACTGCCGTTATCATTGAGCGGATTATGAGTTTGCGTGCTCGAGTGGATGAGTTGCAAGTTTGGATTGACTTTAAAGACATCAAAAACCGCTTCAGCCTACGCGGCTTAGACAAATTCTTTGATGCCTTAGTTGAAAACCATCCCGCATCACCAACCCTTGTTGACGTGTTCAAACGGGGTGCCCTACAGGACTGGATAAACAACCTCTACACCCAAGACCCCCTGCTGGGGCAGTTCCGCCGCGAAAACCATGAACAACTCATCGCGGACTTCAAAAAACTCGACCAAGACCTCATTCGCTTAACTCCTTACAGGGTAATCTCTGAAGCCAACAGCCGCAAACCACAAGATATCATCATCCAAGCAGGCGACTCTGAAGCCAACATCCTACTCAAAGAAGCAGCCAAAAAACGCCGCCTCATGCCCATCCGCACCCTGCTACAGAAAATCCCCAACCTACTTGTCAAACTAAAACCCTGCCTCCTCATGAGTCCCATCAGCGTAAGCCAATTCCTCTCACCCGAATCCTCCAAATTCGACCTAATACTCTTTGACGAAGCCAGCCAAATTGTCCCCGAAGACGCCATCGGCTCCATATACCGCGGCAAAACCCTTGTGGTTGCAGGAGACAACAAGCAACTTCCCCCAACCTCGTTCTTCCAAAAGAGCCTACTGGAAGATTTTGACTGGGATGAAATCAGCGATGATGACGTGGAAGTGTTTGATAGCATCCTTGACGAGTGTTTGGGTGTTGGTTTGCCCGTGAAGACGTTGCGTTGGCACTACAGAAGCAAACATGAAGAACTCATCGCATTCTCCAATAACCGCTTCTACGAAAACACACTCATCACCTTCCCGTCAGCCTCTGCAAAAACTGACAATTTAGGCGTAAAACTGGACTATGTAAAAGGCGGCATTTATGACCGCGGCGGCAAACGTGACAATCCCAAAGAAGCTGAACGTCTCGCTGATCTCGTATTTGACCACTTCAGTCGTTACCCCAACAAAACATTGGGCGTAGTTACCTTTAGTATTGCTCAGATGGAAACCGTGCAGGAAGCCATTGACCGACGCTTAAAGGACAATCCCGAGTTTGAAAAGTTCTTCATCGAAGACCGCCTCGAAGGCTTCTTTGTAAAGAACCTTGAAAATGTGCAAGGAGACGAACGCGACGTCATATTCTTCAGTGTAGGCTATGGATATGACCAAAACGGCAACATAACCATGAACTTTGGACCCCTCAACAAGCCTGGAGGAGAACGCCGATTAAACGTTGCCGTCACAAGAGCACGCGAAAAAGTCGTACTGGTAACATCCATAAAAGCAACCGACATCGACCCCGACGTGAAAGCCGTCGGAGTGCAAACCATTAGAGGCTATCTGGAATATGCTGAGAAAGGTCCTGAAGCCTTGCAGTTGGCAAAGGTGAAACGTGGCGAGTTTGACTCAGCCTTAGATGAGGACATCGCGGCGGAAATCAAAAAGATGGGCTACCAAGTAGTTCCACAGGTGGGTTGCAGCGGCTACCGTATTGACCTTGGCGTAGTTGACCCCGTAAACCCCGGATATTACCTTATGGGTGTGGAATGTGATGGTGCAAGCTACAAGAGCAGCAACAGCGCCCGAGACCGTGACCGCCTCCGCGAGCAAGTCCTGCACAATTTAGGCTGGCATATTTACCGTGTCTGGAGTCCCGCGTGGGTTTCAAGACGAGACAGCGAAATTAAACGATTAAAAGAGGCATTAGCACAAGCCCATAAACTCCACCTCGACAATGTAGCGCAAAAACCCATCGTGGAAACCCGTGAAGACATGTTGGCACAGAACACTTTCCGCAAAGTCAAATTCGGCGGCATCGAAAAACTCGGCGTTCCCTACAAAACTCACCCAATCAAAGCAGTCTATGACCCCTACATTCGAGTTGACAGTGCAAGAGGAAGCATTAACTCCAAACAGAAAAATGAGTTCCACTACCCTGAGAATCACTCAATCCAAACCCGCCTACTACAGGAGCTCATCGAAAACGAGGGACCAATTCACTTTGACTACGCCGTAGAACGCTTAGCCGCTGCTTGGGGTGTAGAACGAGTCACGGTTAATGTTACTCATGCGGTTAAAGATGCGCTCAATAACCTGATTCGGGAACAGAAAGCTGATTTTAGAGGCAGTTTTATTTGGCCTCCACTGCTCAAAAAAGTCCCCATCCGCGTTCCAGTTGAAGGCATCCCCGAGAGCAGACGCAAACCTGAATACATCCCACCTGAAGAAGTCGAAGAAGCCATGACACAAATCGCCAAATACGCCTTAGGCATAGGCGAGGAATCTTTGATTTCAGAAACCGCCAAAGTGTTTGGCATCAACCATTCAGGCGAGTCTGCTAAAGAACGGTTTTCTGAGATTCTGGAGCAACTCGTACGGGAACGACGTCTTGTCTACAAGGACAACGTGCTAACCGCAGCCTAA
- a CDS encoding DUF1638 domain-containing protein, which yields MNSQDKICLVSCSVLKRELQQLVKQGCLDAELVFVSKNFHVDYNALESNLRKVLEYTKKRFKGKIVLVYGDLCLGQDNEMKKLAEEYSVAKVDAVNCIDCQLGGKGKFFDADPNHNLMFMGPGMVDFFMDAKEKFVKEGLDEATYKNMFSGIKGVVLLDTCENASKLEAELEKLDMGLCLLETRNIGLEELKKVLMEAIEK from the coding sequence TTGAATAGTCAAGACAAGATTTGTTTGGTTTCTTGCAGTGTCCTAAAACGTGAACTTCAACAATTAGTTAAGCAGGGTTGTTTGGATGCTGAATTAGTGTTTGTCAGTAAAAACTTCCATGTGGACTACAACGCGCTTGAAAGTAACCTGCGCAAAGTTTTAGAGTACACCAAGAAACGGTTTAAGGGCAAAATCGTGCTGGTTTACGGTGACTTGTGTTTGGGACAAGACAACGAAATGAAAAAACTCGCCGAGGAATACAGCGTTGCTAAAGTGGATGCTGTAAACTGTATTGACTGCCAATTGGGTGGGAAAGGAAAATTTTTTGACGCAGACCCCAATCATAATTTGATGTTTATGGGTCCAGGCATGGTAGATTTTTTCATGGATGCGAAAGAAAAATTTGTAAAAGAAGGTCTTGATGAAGCGACGTACAAAAACATGTTCAGCGGCATTAAAGGAGTCGTGCTTTTAGACACTTGCGAGAACGCCTCAAAGCTTGAGGCGGAACTGGAAAAGCTGGATATGGGGCTTTGTTTGTTGGAAACACGAAATATTGGGCTTGAAGAACTCAAAAAAGTGCTCATGGAAGCAATTGAGAAGTAG
- a CDS encoding flippase-like domain-containing protein: protein MKMAVSTSPIISPSVKKWILLAALIGYTALVLYLFYYVGIGQLFVVISKVNVAFYVFAIISVIISLTLHALVWFELLKALSIKLGFRRTFNLYWVGIFIDNLIPGGWSGDLFKAYLLNRDPNVQSGKAVASVVAKNMYEAIFNLGNMLVGVALLLLNYRFEGVLLITIGGIMIMLTLPLLILLAASFKPSAAQKVVNAFFDFLTSNGKKRPSLVALQSKILKALGDYHEGMVILLKNPKMLTKPMILSFFAWGFEILTLLLVFASLGQLIPVDKVIIVRAIGGNIEAQGYAFIGYAQIITSEIYKALGVPFALGVSVALLGGVVIFWLKTAISYVAFHHVVFSPRTKLPVKETEPVNPPVNLTEENRS from the coding sequence ATGAAAATGGCAGTAAGTACTTCTCCCATTATTTCTCCTTCTGTTAAAAAATGGATTCTTCTTGCAGCTTTAATAGGCTACACTGCTCTGGTCTTGTATCTTTTCTATTATGTCGGCATAGGGCAACTGTTTGTTGTCATTTCAAAAGTTAATGTGGCCTTTTACGTTTTTGCAATAATAAGCGTAATCATCTCTCTCACTTTGCATGCGCTTGTCTGGTTTGAACTTCTCAAAGCCTTATCCATTAAACTGGGTTTCCGCCGAACCTTCAACCTATACTGGGTAGGCATATTCATCGATAACCTGATTCCAGGCGGCTGGTCAGGTGACCTGTTTAAGGCTTATTTGCTAAATAGGGACCCAAACGTGCAAAGCGGCAAGGCTGTGGCTTCAGTTGTTGCAAAAAACATGTACGAAGCAATATTCAATTTGGGCAACATGCTTGTTGGCGTGGCATTGCTTTTGTTAAATTACCGTTTTGAAGGTGTACTTCTCATTACAATTGGCGGCATAATGATTATGCTGACTTTACCCTTGCTTATCCTGCTTGCCGCCAGCTTTAAGCCTTCGGCAGCCCAAAAAGTAGTAAATGCCTTTTTTGATTTCTTAACCAGCAACGGCAAAAAGCGACCTTCTCTGGTTGCTTTACAGTCAAAGATACTCAAGGCATTGGGCGATTATCACGAAGGAATGGTTATCCTTCTTAAAAACCCAAAAATGCTCACTAAACCCATGATACTTTCATTTTTTGCGTGGGGCTTTGAAATTTTAACTTTGCTGCTCGTATTTGCATCGCTTGGACAGTTAATCCCTGTTGATAAAGTCATAATTGTTAGGGCAATCGGAGGAAACATTGAAGCCCAAGGATACGCCTTCATCGGGTACGCTCAAATCATAACCAGCGAAATCTACAAAGCCTTAGGCGTGCCCTTTGCGTTAGGCGTTTCTGTGGCGTTGCTCGGCGGCGTCGTGATTTTCTGGCTGAAAACAGCAATTTCTTATGTTGCGTTCCACCACGTAGTTTTTTCGCCACGCACCAAGCTACCTGTTAAAGAGACTGAACCTGTAAATCCGCCTGTAAACCTAACAGAGGAAAACAGGTCCTAA
- a CDS encoding class I SAM-dependent methyltransferase, which yields MPKPKKETYTYPDKDDKITGSLIKQFPEQWQNEENQILNQIETYIKEKPRSWLLDAGCGTGRLLPRFQGFFDQILAVDPDFSQIEKAMLLVKEQGFTQKVTFKISAIEELNWSSESFDVILCSHIIQHTNTDLVSLILQKLNMVAKPDGLLFLLVSYSEGQDYYAKDELCNGVFCETQISKEDFNALIDNKQGKLPVHFFSLETLREQLQKAGFSIVDYSLFHSSDGPVASARDIFVVGKKVVSKLQ from the coding sequence ATGCCCAAACCAAAAAAAGAAACCTACACTTACCCCGACAAAGACGACAAAATCACAGGTTCACTAATCAAACAGTTCCCAGAGCAATGGCAAAATGAAGAGAACCAAATCCTCAACCAAATAGAAACATACATAAAAGAAAAACCGCGCTCTTGGCTTTTAGACGCAGGATGCGGAACAGGACGACTGCTTCCACGTTTTCAAGGGTTCTTTGACCAAATTTTAGCTGTTGACCCTGACTTTAGCCAAATTGAAAAAGCAATGCTTCTTGTTAAAGAGCAGGGGTTTACTCAAAAGGTTACCTTTAAAATCTCCGCCATTGAGGAATTAAATTGGAGTAGCGAAAGTTTTGATGTAATTTTGTGCAGTCACATAATCCAGCACACTAACACAGATTTGGTTTCTTTAATCCTGCAAAAGTTAAACATGGTTGCTAAACCTGATGGATTGCTGTTTTTGCTTGTGTCGTATTCTGAAGGGCAGGATTATTATGCTAAAGATGAACTCTGCAACGGCGTATTTTGTGAGACCCAAATCAGCAAAGAAGACTTCAACGCGCTTATTGACAATAAGCAGGGTAAGTTGCCTGTTCATTTTTTTTCTTTAGAGACGTTGCGTGAGCAGTTGCAGAAAGCTGGTTTTTCCATAGTGGATTATTCTCTTTTCCATTCAAGTGATGGCCCAGTAGCTTCTGCAAGGGATATCTTTGTGGTGGGCAAAAAAGTGGTTTCTAAGCTGCAATAA
- a CDS encoding Zn-ribbon domain-containing OB-fold protein has product MSATEQFTIEQFYKFLQEQKLMAGKCLKCGKIHLPPRPICDNCLGREFEWMQISGKGKLLTYTVINVAPAQFQSMAPYVVGIVEFGIGLKIPGIIQGVTQEQLEIGMELALDFGACSTPQTWPQWQRYCFKAVAEKQ; this is encoded by the coding sequence ATGAGCGCAACAGAACAATTCACGATTGAACAATTCTACAAGTTTCTACAAGAACAAAAACTGATGGCGGGAAAATGCCTCAAATGCGGAAAAATCCATCTGCCCCCAAGACCCATCTGCGACAACTGCCTTGGCCGCGAGTTTGAATGGATGCAGATTTCTGGAAAAGGTAAACTTCTCACCTACACAGTCATCAATGTTGCCCCTGCACAATTCCAAAGCATGGCTCCCTACGTAGTTGGCATTGTCGAGTTTGGAATTGGTCTAAAAATCCCCGGCATAATTCAGGGTGTCACGCAAGAACAGCTTGAAATCGGCATGGAACTTGCTTTGGATTTTGGTGCTTGTAGTACACCGCAGACGTGGCCGCAGTGGCAAAGGTACTGCTTTAAGGCTGTTGCAGAAAAACAGTAG